Proteins encoded within one genomic window of Trichoderma asperellum chromosome 2, complete sequence:
- a CDS encoding uncharacterized protein (EggNog:ENOG41~MEROPS:MER0000432) codes for MVLVKRYGLLPSTANKKAIKSYTLAIPKAELTRMNTLVELSNIATPNYENTGADKSQEFGVTRDWLVAAKERWQNSFIWEEREKLVNSFPNFKTAIPTPNEDGSPSDVSINVHFTALFSKKKDSVAVLFVHGWPGSFFEFLPLLKLLREKYPDEDSLPYHIIVPSIPGYGLSDAPPMNRNFTVTDASYMLDHLMSKTLGIKSYISQGGDVGSFISRYNGYNSPNCKGVLINFSPVPKPEGATLDDMDEEDKIAMKRYEWFVTGAVSYMGMHATRPSTVGLAIMTNPIAVLAWIGEKFLDWTDPASFPPTSHTSNQQSNGSTASPYSIELMDEAIAGAALYYLTGCIGTSLYCYRQFFPQGRDAASTVQRDLYIAKPKLFGYSFFPWEVMGAPKEWIATSGDMVFFKRHPKGGHFAALEQPEAIWEDVEEFLQLLPAYL; via the exons ATGGTTTTGGTCAAGCGTTATGGCCTGCTACCAAGCACGGCCAACAAGAAAGCCATCAAGTCATACACATTGGCCATCCCTAAGGCTGAGTTAACTCGCATGAACACACTTGTGGAACTCTCCAACATAGCAACCCCAAATTACGAAAACACAGGCGCCGACAAGTCTCAAGAGTTCGGTGTAACACGCGATTGGCTTGTGGCCGCCAAGGAGAGATGGCAGAACAGCTTCATCTG ggaagagagagagaagctcgTCAACTCTTTTCCAAATTTCAAAACAGCGATACCAACTCCCAATGAAGATGGTTCTCCAAGTGATGTCTCCATCAACGTCCACTTCACagccctcttctccaagaagaaggattctGTGGCGGTGCTCTTTGTGCACGGCTGGCCTGGGTCTTTCTTTGAATTTCTGCCCCTTCTCAAGCTACTACGCGAGAAATACCCAGATGAAGACAGCCTACCATACCATATCATAGTGCCATCAATCCCAGGCTACGGACTTTCCGACGCCCCTCCAATGAACCGAAACTTTACAGTCACTGATGCCAGTTACATGTTGGATCACCTCATGTCCAAAACACTTGGAATTAAGTCCTACATTAGCCAAGGAGGCGATGTGGGATCATTCATATCCCGCTATAACGGCTACAACTCTCCAAACTGCAAAGGTGTTCTCATAAATTTCTCTCCAGTCCCAAAGCCAGAGGGTGCTACTCTCGACGACATggacgaggaagacaagATTGCCATGAAGCGATATGAGTGGTTTGTCACGGGGGCTGTATCATACATGGGGATGCATGCTACTAGGCCGTCTACCGTCGGGCTGGCCATAATGACCAATCCAATCGCAGTACTCGCCTGGATTGGCGAGAAGTTCCTCGACTGGACTGACCCAGCTTCGTTCCCTCCAACATCTCATACCAGCAACCAACAATCAAACGGATCCACAGCTTCTCCATATTCTATAGAACTGATGGACGAGGCTATTGCGGGAGCAGCCCTATACTACCTTACCGGATGCATAGGAACATCATTGTACTGCTACCGCCAATTCTTCCCTCAAGGCAGAGATGCAGCCTCCACAGTGCAACGGGACCTGTACATTGCTAAGCCGAAGCTCTTTGGTTACTCCTTTTTCCCATGGGAGGTCATGGGAGCGCCAAAGGAGTGGATTGCCACAAGCGGCGATATGGTGTTTTTCAAGCGGCACCCTAAGGGAGGGCACTTCGCCGCATTGGAACAGCCAGAGGCTATATGGGAGGACGTGGAAGAATTTTTGCAACTATTACCAGCATATTTATAA
- a CDS encoding uncharacterized protein (EggNog:ENOG41) translates to MVNFSQLPYELREKIWLDTIEPRLVGLIPRRVGRGLWSVKCTVRPPVAMHINREARAIMNKHYQYLEARTVLNHKLVSWPYEIWPIVLDSSPCILFNFDIDTLHFADTTPPDKPLPDTEAQREKPKIPTNAMDLLILKESMRVFEGPGFRGMIDASSRIQDWPYLLEAKDISLDYIYGGDPGLLNWTRIRYVRFDFNMFLSDLAIWWGIMHPFVKWMQQAATRVEVSSDPIRSCDLVMVSGRGDKRKLERTLRLALRPEKESDADYQSLSPIEQLEQYGAVVFEEVLPTPESKAILYEVVDPLIGNEAISKWKQFSINQRVSRPPNPVVLPRATAFGVDMEVLWQMAKLRRGLVHGEMSPVHGLCLADYGIDGGFRGRT, encoded by the coding sequence ATGGTCAACTTCTCTCAACTTCCCTACGAACTGCGCGAAAAGATATGGCTCGACACCATAGAGCCCCGGCTTGTTGGTCTCATCCCTCGCCGGGTTGGAAGAGGTCTTTGGAGTGTAAAATGCACCGTTCGCCCTCCCGTTGCCATGCATATCAACCGAGAAGCTCGTGCCATCATGAACAAGCATTACCAGTACCTGGAAGCCCGCACTGTTTTGAATCACAAGTTGGTCTCATGGCCTTATGAAATATGGCCCATTGTCCTGGATTCCTCGCCGTGTATCCTATTCAACTTTGACATTGACACCCTTCATTTTGCGGATACGACTCCTCCTGATAAGCCTCTGCCGGATACCGAAgcgcagagagagaaacCGAAAATCCCTACAAATGCCATGGATCTGCTTATCCTTAAAGAATCCATGAGAGTGTTCGAAGGACCGGGATTCCGTGGAATGATTGATGCATCCTCGCGCATCCAGGACTGGCCATATCTTCTAGAAGCCAAGGACATTAGCCTTGATTACATCTATGGTGGAGATCCTGGGTTACTCAACTGGACGCGCATCCGCTATGTCCGATTCGACTTCAACATGTTCCTATCAGATCTCGCGATCTGGTGGGGAATCATGCATCCTTTTGTGAAATGGATGCAGCAGGCTGCTACACGTGTCGAGGTCTCAAGTGACCCGATCAGGAGCTGCGATCTCGTCATGGTGAGCGGCAGAGGAGACAAGAGGAAGCTAGAGAGAACGCTACGACTTGCTCTTCGGCCAGAGAAGGAATCCGATGCAGACTATCAATCATTATCTCCTATTGAGCAGCTAGAGCAGTACGGTGCGGTGGTGTTTGAAGAGGTTCTACCTACGCCTGAGAGTAAGGCCATTCTTTATGAGGTTGTCGATCCCCTCATTGGAAATGAGGCAATCTCCAAATGGAAACAGTTTTCGATTAATCAAAGAGTTTCAAGGCCACCAAATCCCGTGGTTCTTCCCAGAGCAACAGCATTTGGAGTAGATATGGAAGTGTTGTGGCAGATGGCGAAACTTAGAAGGGGCTTGGTTCATGGCGAGATGTCCCCAGTTCATGGATTGTGTCTTGCAGACTATGGAATAGACGGCGGGTTCCGTGGCAGGACttga
- a CDS encoding uncharacterized protein (BUSCO:EOG092D2B4A) has translation MGSDPQYVKWPLLPLSQHVFTLTNAYASKQAQQAAAKALQDAIAQDKMAPFYRYLAHPIEGILNAVGESGSSAAGKPPSRKSSLVGMVATKAAPGAVNLPWDEDLYNKLKEDNDKELAEFQKEQDEAEEQAGETEVMAAKGKRADFWARVGDKDKAIAEFESLFEKTGILGTKIDLVLATIRMGLFYGDKPLVKKQVERAKALVETGGDWDRRNRLKAYEGLHLLTVRAYNTAAPLLLDSLSTFTSYELCTYSNLVVYSVLAGSVSLKRVDFKSKVVDAPEIKAIMGDGEDKLLALSGALSAGPGADDSTGDKLPKAATTTAVNLTTLGSSSDQPEAEMAIDFSPLALLVSSLYNGNYKTFFQSLASVEEQFLNHDRYLHEHKSWFIREMRLRAYQQLLQSYRVVGLESMANDFGVTVDFLDRDLARFIAAGRIPCTIDRVSGKGVIETNRPDDKNKQYQDVVRQGDQLITKLQKYGQAVRLRGSERA, from the exons atgggcTCAGATCCGCAATACGTCAAGTGGCCCTTGCTGCCGCTCTCCCAGCACGTCTTCACCCTCACAAATGCCTACGCTTCCAAACAGGCCCAgcaggccgccgccaaggcccTGCAAGATGCCATCGCCCAGGACAAGATGGCCCCCTTCTACCGGTACTTGGCCCACCCAATCGAGGGTATTCTGAACGCAGTCGGCGAGAGCGGCTCCTCAGCAGCGGGCAAGCCCCCGAGCCGGAAATCCAGCCTGGTGGGCATGGTGGCGACCAAGGCGGCACCTGGGGCAGTCAACCTACCATGGGACGAGGATTTATACAACAAGCTGAAGGAGGACAATGACAAGGAACTGGCCGAGTTCCAGAAGGAGCAGGATGAGGCGGAAGAGCAGGCTGGCGAGACCGAAGTCATGGCTGCCAAGGGCAAACGGGCTGACTTTTGGGCTCGAGTGGGCGACAAG GACAAAGCAATTGCCGAATTCGAAAGCTTATTCGAGAAGACTGGCATCCTGGGCACCAAGATCGACCTGGTCCTCGCCACGATACGCATGGGCCTCTTTTACGGCGACAAGCCCCTCGTCAAGAAGCAAGTTGAGCGAGCAAAGGCACTGGTCGAGACTGGTGGTGACTGGGACCGTCGCAATCGCCTAAAGGCCTACGAGGGCCTGCACCTCCTCACCGTCCGCGCATACAACACAGCCGCGCCTCTCCTGCTCGACTCCCTCTCCACATTCACCAGCTACGAACTCTGCACCTACTCCAACCTCGTCGTCTACTCCGTCCTCGCCGGCTCCGTATCCCTAAAGCGTGTCGATTTCAAGTCCAAGGTTGTCGATGCCCCcgagatcaaggccatcatgGGCGATGGCGAGGACAAGCTATTAGCTCTCAGCGGTGCCCTGAGCGCTGGCCCCGGCGCGGATGACTCCACGGGCGATAAGCTTCCCAAGGCAGCCACCACGACGGCGGTTAATCTGACGACTTTGGGCTCCAGCTCCGACCAGCCCGAGGCGGAGATGGCCATCGATTTCAGCCCTCTCGCTCTGTTGGTCAGCAGCCTGTACAACGGCAACTACAAGACCTTCTTCCAGTCTCTTGCCTCAGTTGAGGAGCAATTCTTAAACCACGACCGCTACCTGCACGAGCATAAGAGCTGGTTCATCCGAGAGATGCGCCTTCGTGCTtaccagcagctgctgcagagctaCCGGGTTGTTGGGCTAGAAAGCATGGCAAACGACTTTGGCGTCACTGTTGACTTTTTGGACCG TGATCTTGCTCGATTCATCGCCGCTGGCCGCATCCCTTGCACCATCGACCGTGTCTCTGGCAAGGGTGTCATTGAGACCAACCGTCCCGATGATAAAAACAAGCAGTACCAGGATGTCGTTCGCCAGGGTGACCAGCTGATTACAAAGTTGCAAAAGTACGGACAGGCTGTTAGACTAAGGGGTAGTGAGAGAGCATGA
- a CDS encoding mitochondrial 54S ribosomal protein bL33m (TransMembrane:1 (i48-64o)), translating to MSAAYSSGPSKPSRHTRNLRCYRDYVERHHLSARGIDKMAKKAKARLINVRLISMAMTGFFYTFKRPRTAPMMGMLKYDPIVRKKVLFLETKKRSK from the exons ATGTCGGCAGCTTATTCTTCCGGGCCAAGCAAACCATCCCGCCATACCAGGAATTTACGCTGCTATCGCGATTATGTCGAACGACATCATTTGAGCGCCAGAGGTATCGACAAAATGGCCAAGAAAG CAAAGGCGAGATTGATCAATGTCCGGCTCATCTCCATGGCCATGACCGGCTTCTTCTATACCTTCAAGCGGCCTAGAACAGCTCCCATGATGGGAATGCTGAAATATGATCCGATAG TCCGAAAGAAGGTCTTATTCCTAGAAACGAAAAAGCGAtcgaaataa
- a CDS encoding uncharacterized protein (EggNog:ENOG41), producing MGPQGPEHGLGGSPSGRRNPGYMWMSKGADLDDMSQLVPEPSLPKATKDYRTKDWPQSSFDHREEISEASLAEGFTFQRREPPRPGQFSNIPRHASLVMPAATQLCESFEHKVASPPKNKITVPLPRASPLDLPEICLPNKPAEIRSGIPEVSEESKPKPIFSIHSGHSDVKNSSHPRGGSPKSADEANKSIRLLSPPKLTSSPTKSRYQESPPAADLKMAPPTHNSTYRLAQQPPHTKPMTRNEHHKSPPSTCGDLELPTYRVHPKSRHHRHKDSLVRPIHCNSTKDPKQLPRHRSSSVASSNISKKRSRVHKRFAKQFQAMTHFTECLNECLDITDDEVVEARLEIQRLRGDMQHQETELEKSRSLLDQKGAKLCETEKLYKALLEEDTRVLEDNKSLNSELELLRQQLSEEKKRSELLKEKHQESRSRLNDAIREQQDLFSRSRDLCQETMDQLRKDKAVKTSASDAVDKALETSQKKRAEMKRCLDEYRLQTEKDIHQKDQVITVLKEKLSHQESLLAQEKLFADSLRAQGEEMGVARECVQTLEAKVEALMTHHATQNEQRELDARQSAEMMNMLNLKLDTLINGGTFVASNMLSREDLTIELGAVEKSIKESLSPVIFSLESAQKDSSSALTQLESSIRQNLDQFKDKALELVNRWGKDKEENGVQIQDLFKQIRELGGGLKKAETVCEHIGQKFDSLVESEQSHQRIADVLAQDLTQRFLDREVRLDDMECRLQQMHQGFATKIDTMISGVQNSEKEATKLVRSAATELQGVLEQGFGQENDRISRLLVETGNIAKTLAAHVDEHKQPVPQKNHKVYELQTTLELERESATQLTRKLHELEQKAQENEVLRDRWLKEIQSIEAVRAQLKTVQEQTSPVKVCEKKIDRLVEISRFIQSSTSYLAIESEWVQQELVSRAPEPTIEADNNPSAPSTRSNGEAENQQPAKEDGAFRKVTVHSPDPGEGSPSPPPTVIQEQKRRREITQLRSILKGQVQSGIIESGSIESHSNTNQANQSKPPGLSNSSLNKTGSSSKQMVAEICSRMVRHDWSFPTVADFERDIQLASKKRERPQDTLMSSQLDNPSYRDPKKLRTSSYIDE from the exons ATGGGACCGCAGGGCCCTGAACACGGCCTTGGAGGCTCGCCTTCTGGGAGAAGAAATCCTGGCTATATGTGGATGAGCAAAGGAGCAGACCTCGACGACATGTCGCAACTAGTTCCTGAGCCAAGTCTCCCCAAGGCAACCAAAGATTATCGTACCAAAGACTGGCCTCAGAGTAGCTTTGATCATAGAGAGGAGATTTCCGAGGCCTCGCTCGCAGAGGGTTTCACGTTTCAACGGCGAGAGCCACCTCGTCCTGGCCAATTTAGCAATATTCCTCGGCATGCTTCACTTGTAATGCCCGCTGCTACACAGCTTTGTGAATCGTTCGAGCATAAGGTTGCCTCACCACCAAAGAACAAAATCACAGTTCCCTTACCCAGAGCTTCGCCTTTGGACTTGCCAGAGATTTGTCTTCCGAACAAACCGGCTGAGATAAGGTCCGGTATACCAGAAGTATCTGAGGAGTCTAAACCT AAGCCCATATTTTCTATTCATTCTGGCCATTCAGATGTTAAAAATTCGTCACATCCTCGAGGTGGCTCGCCAAAGAGTGCCGACGAAGCAAACAAGAGTATTAGGCTGTTATCGCCTCCTAAACTTACGTCTTCGCCAACAAAGAGTCGATATCAAGAGAGTCCGCCTGCCGCTGACCTCAAAATGGCTCCTCCTACGCATAATAGCACATATCGCTTAGCACAACAGCCTCCTCACACAAAGCCAATGACTCGAAATGAACATCATAAGTCACCACCCAGCACCTGTGGTGATCTGGAGCTTCCCACATATCGTGTCCACCCCAAATCTCGGCATCACCGCCACAAGGACTCTTTGGTCAGGCCAATACACTGTAACTCAACCAAAGATCCTAAGCAGCTGCCTCGCCACCGATCAAGCTCAGTGGCGAGCAGCAATATATCCAAAAAGAGATCGCGAGTCCATAAAAGGTTCGCTAAACAGTTTCAAGCCATGACCCATTTTACTGAATGCCTGAATGAATGTCTCGATATTACCGACGACGAAGTCGTGGAAGCCCGCTTAGAGATTCAAAGGCTCCGTGGCGATATGCAGCATCAAGAAACAGAGCTTGAAAAGTCGCGCTCGTTGTTGGATCAGAAAGGTGCCAAGCTCTGCGAAACTGAGAAGCTTTACAAGGCATtgcttgaagaagacacCCGTGTCCTCGAAGATAACAAAAGTTTGAACTCTGAGCTTGAATTGTTACGCCAGCAGCTctctgaagagaagaagcgatcAGAACTtttgaaagaaaaacaccAAGAAAGTCGATCGCGGCTTAATGACGCAATCAGAGAACAACAAGATCTCTTTTCGCGTTCTCGCGATCTTTGTCAGGAGACAATGGATCAATTACGGAAAGACAAGGCGGTTAAAACTTCAGCTTCGGATGCTGTTGATAAAGCTCTAGAAACCAGCCAGAAGAAACGCGCAGAGATGAAAAGATGTCTCGACGAGTATCGCTTACAAACAGAGAAAGACATCCACCAAA AGGATCAGGTCATAACTGTGTTAAAGGAGAAGTTGAGCCATCAAGAAAGTTTATTGGCTCAGGAGAAGCTATTCGCTGATAGTCTGCGCGCTCAGGGAGAAGAAATGGGTGTAGCACGAGAATGTGTTCAAACGTTGGAAGCCAAAGTAGAAGCTTTGATGACGCACCATGCCACACAGAACGAACAACGTGAACTGGATGCTCGGCAAAGCGCAGAAATGATGAATATGCTAAATTTGAA GCTAGATACTTTGATTAATGGCGGGACATTCGTCGCGAGTAATATGCTTTCGCGAGAGGATCTCACCATCGAGCTAGGTGCCGTCGAAAAAAGCATCAAGGAGAG TCTTTCGCCAGTAATTTTCTCGCTAGAGAGTGCGCAAAAAGATTCTTCCAGTGCACTCACACAGTTAGAGTCATCCATTCGGCAGAATCTTGATCAATTCAAAGACAAGGCGCTTGAGCTGGTAAATAGATGGGgaaaagacaaggaagaaaatggcGTGCAGATCCAGGATCTCTTCAAACAAATTAGAGAACTTGGCGGCGGTCTAAAGAAGGCAGAAACTGTCTGTGAACACATCGGGCAGAAATTCGACTCGTTGGTCGAGAGCGAGCAAAGTCACCAGCGCATCGCCGACGTTCTCGCACAAGACTTGACACAGCGATTCTTAGACCGTGAGGTGAGGCTCGACGATATGGAATGTCGGCTTCAGCAGATGCATCAAGGCTTCGCAACAAAGATTGATACAATGATCTCCGGGGTTCAAAATagtgaaaaagaagccaCCAAATTAGTTCGCAGCGCTGCTACCGAGCTTCAGGGCGTTTTAGAACAGGGTTTTGGGCAGGAGAATGACAGAATATCACGGTTACTCGTTGAAACCGGAAATATTGCAAAAACTTTGGCAGCTCATGTCGACGAGCATAAGCAGCCTGTCCCACAAAAAAATCACAAAGTCTATGAGTTGCAGACGACTTTAGAACTTGAACGTGAATCTGCTACACAGCTAACTCGCAAACTCCATGAACTTGAGCAAAAAGCTCAAGAAAACGAAGTGCTTCGTGATAGATGGCTGAAAGAGATTCAAAGTATCGAAGCAGTACGAGCGCAGTTAAAGACAGTACAAGAACAAACTTCACCTGTCAAAGTTTGCGAGAAGAAGATCGATAGACTTGTGGAAATCAGTAGATTTATTCAGTCTTCAACCAGCTATCTCGCAATAGAGAGCGAATGGGTTCAACAAGAACTAGTATCTAGAGCTCCAGAGCCAACTATCGAAGCAGACAATAACCCGTCGGCACCTTCCACTAGATCCAACGGAGAGGCAGAAAACCAACAACCGGCTAAAGAAGATGGTGCATTCCGCAAAGTCACCGTCCATAGTCCGGATCCGGGTGAGGGttcgccatcaccgccaccaaCGGTGATCCAAGAGCAGAAGCGGCGCCGTGAAATTACACAGCTCAGGTCAATCCTCAAGGGGCAGGTCCAGTCTGGCATAATCGAATCAGGCAGTATAGAAAGCCACTCCAACACGAACCAGGCTAACCAGAGCAAGCCCCCAGGCCTTTCGAATAGCTCTCTTAACAAAACAGGTTCTTCATCAAAGCAAATGGTTGCTGAAATTTGTTCTAGAATGGTTCGACATGACTGGAGTTTTCCTACTGTAGCCGATTTTGAGAGGGATATTCAACTAGCCAGcaagaagcgagagagacCCCAGGACACTCTAATGTCTTCGCAACTGGATAACCCCAGCTACCGAGACCCGAAGAAGCTCAGAACCTCGAGTTACATTGACGAGTAG